A single genomic interval of Lacrimispora sphenoides JCM 1415 harbors:
- a CDS encoding N-acetylmuramoyl-L-alanine amidase: MISYLMNLFLLSLGIEMCVRNSSGNLADTSRDWHFEDAAVQKAIVPTKELMTKYNIPADLVIRHYDVTGKICPNPYVYNHTKYTWKAFKAALVTPAIYTLGWNHDKNGRWYANSKTTYYKSCCKSSMAINTVLIQMGTHSLAGM; encoded by the coding sequence AGTTATTTAATGAATTTGTTCTTGCTTAGCCTGGGAATTGAAATGTGTGTAAGAAATAGCAGTGGAAATCTGGCAGACACAAGCCGGGACTGGCACTTTGAAGATGCAGCGGTTCAGAAGGCCATAGTGCCAACCAAAGAGCTGATGACAAAATATAATATACCTGCGGACCTGGTGATCCGCCATTATGATGTAACTGGGAAGATTTGTCCAAATCCATACGTTTATAATCATACAAAGTACACCTGGAAGGCATTTAAGGCGGCCCTTGTAACTCCTGCTATATATACTCTGGGCTGGAACCATGATAAAAACGGCAGGTGGTATGCTAATTCCAAGACTACGTATTATAAGTCCTGCTGCAAATCATCAATGGCCATAAATACAGTTTTAATCCAGATGGGTACGCACTCACTGGCTGGCATGTGA